From the Anguilla anguilla isolate fAngAng1 chromosome 6, fAngAng1.pri, whole genome shotgun sequence genome, one window contains:
- the map3k7 gene encoding mitogen-activated protein kinase kinase kinase 7 isoform X1 — protein sequence MSTSSADMLETPTGYPFEEIEYGDIEVEEVVGRGAFGVVCKAKWRGKDVAIKTIESESERKAFIVELRQLSRVNHPNIVKLYGSCNNPVCLVMEYAEGGSLYNVLHGAEPLPYYTASHAMSWALQCSQGVSYLHGMKPKALIHRDLKPPNLLLVAGGTVLKICDFGTACDIQTHMTNNKGSAAWMAPEVFEGSNYSEKCDVFSWGIILWEVITRRKPFDEIGGPAFRIMWAVHNGTRPPLIKNLPKPIESLMTRCWSKDPSQRPSMEEIVKIMTHLMKYFPGSDEPLQYPYQYSDDGQSNSATSTGSYVDYTCTSTSNRSDINMEQGDSQGSNDTIKIMETKFAPPFKPKGDAMWSLPLSRGGSVESLAGRPQCLASSDSKRMSTDLSELEHRMPFGPAARPQHKRGHRKTASFGTILDVPKIVVTATCESQRRRSVQDLPGIGTESSQGSRNSSRSSSPSMRMITSDKTGRGGYSFSPDDPSDSNGSDNSIPMAYLTLDHQLQPLAPCPNSKESMAVFEQHCKMAQEYLKVQTEIALLLQRKKELTAELDQDEKDQQNASRLVQEHKKLMEENKSLSTYFHKCKKQLELIRAQQQKRQGTS from the exons ATGTCTACATCTTCCGCCGATATGCTTGAAACCCCAACTGGATATCCCTTTGAAGAGATAGAATATGGGGATATTGAGGTTGAAGAG GTGGTTGGAAGAGGAGCTTTTGGCGTCGTCTGCAAAGCTAAATGGAGAGGCAAGGACGTAGCCATCAAGACGATAGAGAGCGAGTCCGAGCGAAAAGCGTTTATAGTCGAG CTTCGACAACTTTCGAGGGTGAACCACCCCAACATCGTGAAGCTTTATGGTTCATGTAATAACCCA GTTTGCCTTGTAATGGAATATGCTGAAGGTGGATCTTTATATAATG TGCTGCACGGAGCCGAGCCCCTCCCCTACTACACCGCCTCTCACGCCATGAGCTGGGCCTTACAGTGCTCCCAGGGAGTCTCCTATCTCCACGGCATGAAGCCCAAGGCCCTCATCCACAGGGACCTCAAACCACCAAA CCTGTTGCTGGTGGCGGGCGGGACGGTGCTGAAGATATGTGACTTCGGGACGGCCTGCGACATTCAGACGCACATGACCAACAACAAAGGAAGCGCAGCCTGGATGGCCCCGGAAGTGTTTGAAG GCAGCAATTACAGCGAGAAGTGCGACGTCTTCAGCTGGGGGATCATCCTGTGGGAGGTCATCACGCGCCGGAAGCCCTTCGACGAGATCGGAGGCCCCGCCTTCCGCATCATGTGGGCCGTGCACAACG GTACGCGGCCTCCCTTGATCAAGAACCTTCCGAAGCCCATCGAGAGCTTGATGACGCGCTGCTGGTCCAAAGACCCTTCACAGCGTCCCTCCATGGAGGAGATCGTGAAGATCATGACCCACCTCATGAAG TACTTTCCAGGATCTGATGAACCCCTGCAGTATCCCTACCAGTATTCAGATGATGGTCAGAGTAATTCCGCTACCAGCACAG GGTCCTATGTGGACTACACCTGCACCAGCACCAGTAACAGGAGCGACATTAACATGGAACAGGGAGACTCTCAGGGGAGCAACGACACCATCAAGATCATGGAGACGAAGTTTGCACCTCCGTTCAAACCAAAG GGCGACGCGATGTGGAGCCTCCCCCTGTCCagagggggcagtgtggagagCCTCGCGGGGCGGCCGCAGTGCCTGGCGTCGTCTGACAGCAAGCGAATGAGCACCGACCTGTCGGAGCTGGAGCACAGGATGCCCTTCGGACCCGCAG CACGCCCCCAGCATAAGCGAGGCCACCGTAAAACCGCCTCGTTCGGCACCATTCTGGACGTTCCCAAGATCGTCGTCACAG CCACGTGCGAGTCCCAGAGACGCAGATCCGTGCAGGACCTCCCGGGGATCGGCACCGAGTCCAGCCAG GGGAGCCGGAACAGCAGCAGGTCCTCCAGCCCCAGCATGAGGATGATCACGTCGGACAAGACAGGCAGGGGCGGCTACAGCTTCTCTCCAGACGACCCCTCAG ATTCAAACGGATCAGACAACTCCATTCCCATGGCTTATTTGACACTGGACCACCAGCTACAG CCTCTCGCGCCCTGTCCGAACTCCAAAGAGTCCATGGCCGTCTTCGAGCAGCACTGCAAAATGGCCCAGGAGTACTTGAAGGTGCAGACGGAAATCGCCCTGCTGCTACAGAGGAA GAAAGAGCTGACGGCCGAGCTGGACCAGGATGAGAAGGACCAGCAGAACGCCTCGCGCCTGGTGCAGGAGCACAAGAAGCTGATGGAGGAGAACAAGAGCCTGTCCACGTACTTCCACAAGTGCAAGAAGCAGCTGGAGCTGATCCGCGCGCAGCAGCAGAAGAGACAGGGCACCTCGTGa
- the map3k7 gene encoding mitogen-activated protein kinase kinase kinase 7 isoform X2 yields MSTSSADMLETPTGYPFEEIEYGDIEVEEVVGRGAFGVVCKAKWRGKDVAIKTIESESERKAFIVELRQLSRVNHPNIVKLYGSCNNPVCLVMEYAEGGSLYNVLHGAEPLPYYTASHAMSWALQCSQGVSYLHGMKPKALIHRDLKPPNLLLVAGGTVLKICDFGTACDIQTHMTNNKGSAAWMAPEVFEGSNYSEKCDVFSWGIILWEVITRRKPFDEIGGPAFRIMWAVHNGTRPPLIKNLPKPIESLMTRCWSKDPSQRPSMEEIVKIMTHLMKYFPGSDEPLQYPYQYSDDGQSNSATSTGSYVDYTCTSTSNRSDINMEQGDSQGSNDTIKIMETKFAPPFKPKGDAMWSLPLSRGGSVESLAGRPQCLASSDSKRMSTDLSELEHRMPFGPAATCESQRRRSVQDLPGIGTESSQGSRNSSRSSSPSMRMITSDKTGRGGYSFSPDDPSDSNGSDNSIPMAYLTLDHQLQPLAPCPNSKESMAVFEQHCKMAQEYLKVQTEIALLLQRKKELTAELDQDEKDQQNASRLVQEHKKLMEENKSLSTYFHKCKKQLELIRAQQQKRQGTS; encoded by the exons ATGTCTACATCTTCCGCCGATATGCTTGAAACCCCAACTGGATATCCCTTTGAAGAGATAGAATATGGGGATATTGAGGTTGAAGAG GTGGTTGGAAGAGGAGCTTTTGGCGTCGTCTGCAAAGCTAAATGGAGAGGCAAGGACGTAGCCATCAAGACGATAGAGAGCGAGTCCGAGCGAAAAGCGTTTATAGTCGAG CTTCGACAACTTTCGAGGGTGAACCACCCCAACATCGTGAAGCTTTATGGTTCATGTAATAACCCA GTTTGCCTTGTAATGGAATATGCTGAAGGTGGATCTTTATATAATG TGCTGCACGGAGCCGAGCCCCTCCCCTACTACACCGCCTCTCACGCCATGAGCTGGGCCTTACAGTGCTCCCAGGGAGTCTCCTATCTCCACGGCATGAAGCCCAAGGCCCTCATCCACAGGGACCTCAAACCACCAAA CCTGTTGCTGGTGGCGGGCGGGACGGTGCTGAAGATATGTGACTTCGGGACGGCCTGCGACATTCAGACGCACATGACCAACAACAAAGGAAGCGCAGCCTGGATGGCCCCGGAAGTGTTTGAAG GCAGCAATTACAGCGAGAAGTGCGACGTCTTCAGCTGGGGGATCATCCTGTGGGAGGTCATCACGCGCCGGAAGCCCTTCGACGAGATCGGAGGCCCCGCCTTCCGCATCATGTGGGCCGTGCACAACG GTACGCGGCCTCCCTTGATCAAGAACCTTCCGAAGCCCATCGAGAGCTTGATGACGCGCTGCTGGTCCAAAGACCCTTCACAGCGTCCCTCCATGGAGGAGATCGTGAAGATCATGACCCACCTCATGAAG TACTTTCCAGGATCTGATGAACCCCTGCAGTATCCCTACCAGTATTCAGATGATGGTCAGAGTAATTCCGCTACCAGCACAG GGTCCTATGTGGACTACACCTGCACCAGCACCAGTAACAGGAGCGACATTAACATGGAACAGGGAGACTCTCAGGGGAGCAACGACACCATCAAGATCATGGAGACGAAGTTTGCACCTCCGTTCAAACCAAAG GGCGACGCGATGTGGAGCCTCCCCCTGTCCagagggggcagtgtggagagCCTCGCGGGGCGGCCGCAGTGCCTGGCGTCGTCTGACAGCAAGCGAATGAGCACCGACCTGTCGGAGCTGGAGCACAGGATGCCCTTCGGACCCGCAG CCACGTGCGAGTCCCAGAGACGCAGATCCGTGCAGGACCTCCCGGGGATCGGCACCGAGTCCAGCCAG GGGAGCCGGAACAGCAGCAGGTCCTCCAGCCCCAGCATGAGGATGATCACGTCGGACAAGACAGGCAGGGGCGGCTACAGCTTCTCTCCAGACGACCCCTCAG ATTCAAACGGATCAGACAACTCCATTCCCATGGCTTATTTGACACTGGACCACCAGCTACAG CCTCTCGCGCCCTGTCCGAACTCCAAAGAGTCCATGGCCGTCTTCGAGCAGCACTGCAAAATGGCCCAGGAGTACTTGAAGGTGCAGACGGAAATCGCCCTGCTGCTACAGAGGAA GAAAGAGCTGACGGCCGAGCTGGACCAGGATGAGAAGGACCAGCAGAACGCCTCGCGCCTGGTGCAGGAGCACAAGAAGCTGATGGAGGAGAACAAGAGCCTGTCCACGTACTTCCACAAGTGCAAGAAGCAGCTGGAGCTGATCCGCGCGCAGCAGCAGAAGAGACAGGGCACCTCGTGa